CAACACGGTCGCGTCGGTCGCCTTCAACACCTTCGGCTCGCTGCAGAGGGACGCGCCCTCCGTGCGGCTCTCCGCGAGTTACCCCGAACCGCCCCCGACCGCCGCGGAGGACGCGTCCAGCTTCGCCGAGCAGCCCAAGCTGATGAGTGCTGCTCTTGTCAAAGCCGCCAAGCAGGTTCGTGCCTCTCTTGCTTTTGCAAGTTATTAGCGAGCTTGCTTACGCCTGCTTGATGCAATTGGAAGAATTTATTTGGCTAGGGCTTTATGAAGATTGATTACTTGATTTGTTGtggcaagaaaagaaatttacttGTGTATGAGAATTGTATGTATGGCTAGAAGTCTAGGTTATGTCCAAAGTTTTGGCGGAAACGTCTTCTTACTTCGATTGGCTTTTGTGCGCATTTAGTCTCGGTTTGGGGACTCTGTGCTCGTTCTTGCAGAGGACGTGAGCAGATTTCATTCATAAATGTATACTATGGAAGTTCTCATCGGTAGATCATGGATGTGACGGGTAGTTCTGGAGATGTAATGCGAGTTGGGCATTTGGTTCATTTTTGTGTATGCCTCCATGTGTGTTAGTTATTCCTATGGAAGAAAACGGGaccttctccatttttttcttgtggATTCTGTTGGTGGATATATCTGCCACGAGTATCTCAGTGTGCATATGTACATAGAATGTGCTGTGATTTGGTTTACACGAGTTGAATAATCTTTTGACTCATGTGTGAAATTGTTATGCACATTTGAAAGGGCCACCACTCTTGTGTAATCATGACTATTGTTTCTTTCAAATGTGTTTCTGCATCTTAGAGTCCGTAGAATGGTTTGAGATTGTAACTCCATCAGCATTCTTGATCTTGAGTAAGGTGGATTGTTGGTTTCTGATTTCTATCTCATTGGTTTCTGATTTCTATCTCATTCACTTTTGTTTTACTTCATGCTTGAAGTAAAATGATGGTCAGTGTGACATCCTAAAGACTCTGCGACTCTGCGGCATCAGTATATTCTCGCGGGTGAAAGCAATTAGCCTCCATTTTAGAGATGAAGCATTATGCTTCAAGTTATAAAATTCGGTCTCTTTTCCACCGTTTGCTTTGGCAATCTGGATAAAGTTCTATcggaactttttttcttctttgatgcCTTAGTAGCGGGACTTCCACTGCCAGAGGGAGGTGAAGGAGCTCAACTCAAAAGGATTGCAGACCTCCAGGTTAAGAGGATCCATGGTTTTTGGCGTCTTTAGTTCATTATTTCTGTTGTTTAAGGCTGTTTCTTATTCATCCCAAATTACCTTTGCACAGGCTGAGAATGATGCTGTAGGACAAGAGCTTCAGAAGCAACTTGAAGCTGTCGGTAATTGCCCTATCGATGAGGGTGTGAGGGCATTTGTCTTGTTCACTTATGTATGTCAATTTTTGGTCGAAAGTGATATCTTCTATGATTTTTGGCATTGGCAGAGAAGGAATTGAAGCTGGTCCAGGAGCTATTCAGCCAGGCAACAGATAACTGCTTCAATTTGAAGAAACcagaataaaaattgaagacgcttctcttctttacctttttcataaaatttatgcAGTAGAGATGATGACTGAGAGAAATAGGCATTCTACCGTTCGAATAGTGCAAAGAGACCTGAGATGTCGCAGCTCTGTGTGGGTGAGTTTTGAAGTCCTTGCCGAGTAAAAGTTTCTCAGTGCACAAAAAGCATCAATATGGGCATCAAGTCAACCAAACAATCACTCAAATGAAGTAGTTCTGGTGAAGTAAGAAGTCTAGTCTTGAATCTTTAATTGCAAAAACAAACTGTAATGTTACATTAGCGATGGAAAGTTCTCTGTTTTGTTGTTCACCTTCCTTCCCTCTGAAGTTTTCAAAGATTGCTTTCTTACTTTTTGGTCCTTCTGAGGAAGGTCTTGGTATCGGATGGAGCATGGGCTTGTTTGCCCTTGCAGTGTAGATCAAGAATCAAGAAGGCAACTTTTATAGTTGTGAAGTTCGAGAAATCAGAGTTTCCCATGTTTGAACGAGAGAGGAGAACAGGGCGGGCTTCGGCTTTGAACACTAGACCCCTAGTGGGCGTGCGTCGGGTTATGGCTAGCTTACCCTCTTTAGGGTGCTCTTCTTGCAGGCTTCGTGGACCCAAATAAAAGGCCCAACCATTAGTTTAGAACTCTCCAGAGTGGAcgtagggtgcgtttgggaagcattttggggaaagtctttgggaaaatgcaaactGTATTTAGtaaattgtagtttgaaagttctttgtgaagtactttgagCAAAATGATATTTGGggaattatatttacaaaggactttgtgataaaaaattatcaaaaga
This Eucalyptus grandis isolate ANBG69807.140 chromosome 7, ASM1654582v1, whole genome shotgun sequence DNA region includes the following protein-coding sequences:
- the LOC120295385 gene encoding mediator of RNA polymerase II transcription subunit 21-like, which gives rise to MDVISQLQEQVNTVASVAFNTFGSLQRDAPSVRLSASYPEPPPTAAEDASSFAEQPKLMSAALVKAAKQVLLSELFFFFDALVAGLPLPEGGEGAQLKRIADLQAENDAVGQELQKQLEAVEKELKLVQELFSQATDNCFNLKKPE